The following proteins come from a genomic window of Dreissena polymorpha isolate Duluth1 chromosome 1, UMN_Dpol_1.0, whole genome shotgun sequence:
- the LOC127846453 gene encoding ferredoxin-fold anticodon-binding domain-containing protein 1-like, producing the protein MEELLGKKVLLVGEGDFSFAVSLWNRMLAQNLAGNCEMMATSLETEQSILKHHHAEVNMSWLTENGLHVKLNTDATQLHTDSAFQDACFDTIVFNFPHIGGKSNHKKNRKLLNDFFTSSSKLLAPEGKVLVTLCKGQGGTPADRPMRAWHDSWQVVSMAANASLVLKSIRPFSIEDYNTYSSTGFRSLDKGFHTDRALTHVFVRVNAVVVPTHIQDAVIDMHQQKFACPPYVVDKLKFIREINNNADHPVHRLHHHLTSLLHTAASSHGYTVVDQKLNTCPISQSFPQEDGTRIQKNSLFSSMLPPAEQFSLKEQYILPCLKTEECIDCPMLKLCDDPEHIEVFKGIMNVALISSPLELIQNVQTSNSTREGVFCAYGPLFTRCIITKELPVMYHTCIMFCIEDATIADSLNSDGNIVAKFTQMIKSRFEIVLCPVPEKQPSSLQGNVFVKIFDLVRTNTEEDEQTDNFLGCIYQRNICGRQRHVVVTLNLSKLSCDIFGIYDERHLWSVEPRTMKQFSKETTRETAENCSIIFNEKDGTLELNSTLEFPVSKFQTVSLYPMTYVHDMSFWEKDSTAFDELVFSDCIRDVAGDNVVSVMFLDGYKDSKSGRQSRCYRLVFQSADKAMPYDASWRLQSILRLYVQHKMGITLR; encoded by the exons ATGGAAGAATTGCTTGGAAAAAAGGTTTTGTTGGTTGGGGAAGGTGACTTCTCTTTTGCGGTTTCCCTGTGGAACCGCATGCTGGCGCAGAACTTGGCTGGCAATTGTGAAATGATGGCAACTAGTTTGGAGACAGAACAGTCCATTTTGAAACACCATCATGCGGAAGTTAACATGTCGTGGTTAACAGAGAATG GACTACATGTTAAGTTGAACACAGATGCAACTCAGCTGCATACGGATTCTGCCTTTCAAGATGCATGTtttgacacaattgtgtttaacTTTCCCCATATTGGTGGCAAGTCTAATCATAAGAAGAATAGAAAACTACTCAACGACTTCTTCACAAG TTCTTCAAAACTGCTTGCACCTGAAGGTAAAGTCCTGGTGACCTTGTGTAAAGGTCAAGGGGGCACACCTGCAGATAGACCAATGAGAGCGTGGCATGATAGCTGGCAGGTCGTTTCCATGGCAGCAAATGCCAGCCTAGTTTTGAAATCAATACGACCATTCAGTATAGAGGACTACAACACGTATTCCTCCACTGGGTTTAG GAGTCTTGATAAAGGGTTTCACACTGACAGAGCTCTCACCCATGTGTTTGTGCGGGTCAACGCTGTTGTTGTTCCCACTCATATACAAGATGCAGTGATAGATATGCATCAGCAGAAGTTTGCCTGCCCTCCGTATGTTGTGGACAAACTAAAGTTCATCCG AGAGATAAACAACAATGCTGATCATCCTGTACATAGACTGCATCATCATTTGACCAGTCTGTTGCACACTGCCGCCTCATCCCATGGATATACAGTGGTGGATCAAAAATTAAACACGTGTCCCATATCTCAGTCATTTCCACAGGAAGATGGAACTCGGATTCAGAAAAATTCCCTTTTTTCAAGTATGCTGCCGCCTGCAGAACAGTTTTCGCTTAAGGAGCAATACATTTTACCTTGTTTAAAAACAGAGGAATGTATTGATTGTCCAATGCTTAAACTATGTGATGACCCAGAACATATTGAGGTATTTAAAGGCATTATGAATGTGGCGTTGATTTCTTCGCCTCTTGAGCTGATTCAAAATGTACAAACGAGTAACTCAACAAGGGAAGGCGTCTTTTGTGCCTATGGACCTTTATTCACAAGATGTATTATCACGAAAGAATTGCCAGTAATGTATCACACATGTATTATGTTTTGTATTGAAGACGCAACTATAGCTGATTCACTGAATAGTGATGGAAATATTGTGGCAAAGTTTACTCAGATGATAAAATCTCGTTTCGAAATTGTTCTTTGTCCTGTACCAGAAAAGCAGCCATCTTCATTACAAGGTAAtgtttttgtgaaaatatttgaTCTTGTCAGAACAAACACTGAAGAAGATGAACAGACTGACAATTTTTTAGGCTGTATTTATCAGAGAAACATTTGCGGTAGACAACGGCATGTAGTAGTTACCTTAAATCTAAGCAAACTTTCCTGTGACATATTCGGTATTTATGACGAAAGACACTTGTGGTCAGTAGAGCCTCGTACTATGAAGCAGTTTTCAAAAGAAACAACACGTGAGACAGCTGAAAACTGTAGCATCATCTTCAACGAAAAAGACGGAACATTAGAGCTCAATTCAACGCTTGAGTTTCCAGTTTCCAAGTTTCAGACCGTCAGCCTGTATCCAATGACCTATGTTCACGATATGAGTTTTTGGGAGAAAGATAGTACAGCGTTTGATGAGCTTGTGTTCAGTGACTGTATACGAGACGTTGCAGGAGATAACGTAGTGTCGGTCATGTTCCTAGATGGATACAAGGATTCAAAATCTGGGAGACAAAGTCGATGTTATCGACTCGTGTTTCAGTCCGCCGATAAAGCCATGCCTTACGATGCTTCTTGGAGGTTACAAAGCATTTTAAGACTGTATGTGCAGCACAAAATGGGAATTACTTTAAGATGA